The following proteins come from a genomic window of Sphingobium cloacae:
- a CDS encoding acyl-CoA thioesterase, giving the protein MTFETRTEVRFAHVDAAGIVFYPRYFEMLNAAVEDWCAQALGVDFRTMHVERRIGVPTVKLHVDFLSPSALGDRLTITLRTREIGRASCRLAVSFAGDGRERLKAEVTLVCMDIDAQRAIPWPDDMRARMVEGLVPAE; this is encoded by the coding sequence ATGACGTTCGAGACCCGGACGGAGGTGCGCTTCGCCCATGTCGATGCCGCTGGCATCGTCTTTTATCCGCGCTATTTCGAGATGCTGAACGCGGCAGTGGAGGATTGGTGCGCGCAGGCGCTGGGCGTGGATTTCCGGACGATGCATGTCGAACGCCGCATCGGCGTGCCCACCGTGAAGCTCCATGTCGACTTCCTCTCGCCCAGCGCGCTGGGCGACCGGCTGACCATCACCCTTCGCACCCGCGAGATCGGCCGCGCCAGCTGCCGGCTGGCGGTCTCCTTCGCGGGCGACGGGCGCGAGCGGTTGAAGGCGGAGGTGACGCTGGTGTGCATGGATATCGATGCCCAGCGCGCGATCCCGTGGCCTGACGATATGCGCGCCCGGATGGTCGAGGGCCTCGTGCCGGCGGAGTGA
- a CDS encoding cupin domain-containing protein — protein sequence MSQPSYDRYREDVIGRANVSDTPELVDYYRRLSTLGTGALWTVANKIEPWEPVSSSVPMLWRYADLRDDVLKALELVTPEQAGRRVIYLENEGRSDVVAAVGWLYSGLQVMAPGECASSHRHSASALRFIMEGSGAFTNVDGHKMTLGRNDFVLTPNGTWHEHGVSEDGSICIWQDGLDIPLMNALEANFYEVHPDLNQAVTFPVDDSLAMWAGSGLRPAGVGWTRPYSPLLKYEWEPTYEALERYARVTDGSPYDGIIMDYVNPHTGGPVMQTIGATMQMLRPGERTKAHRQTGSFVYQCAKGSGWSIINGRRFDWRERDIFVVPAWMYHEHANASDTDTACLFSFHDLPAMRALGLYREEALGENGGHQPIV from the coding sequence ATGAGCCAGCCGAGCTACGATCGATACCGCGAAGACGTCATCGGCCGGGCCAATGTGTCCGACACGCCCGAACTGGTCGATTATTATCGCCGGCTCTCGACGCTGGGCACCGGCGCGCTCTGGACCGTCGCCAACAAGATCGAGCCATGGGAGCCTGTTTCCTCCTCGGTGCCCATGCTGTGGCGCTATGCGGACCTGCGCGACGATGTGCTGAAGGCGCTCGAGCTGGTGACCCCGGAGCAGGCGGGCCGGCGCGTCATCTATCTGGAGAATGAAGGGCGGTCGGACGTGGTGGCCGCTGTCGGCTGGCTCTATTCCGGCCTTCAGGTCATGGCGCCGGGCGAATGCGCGTCGAGCCACCGGCACAGCGCCTCGGCGCTGCGTTTCATCATGGAAGGCAGCGGGGCCTTCACGAATGTCGACGGGCACAAGATGACGCTTGGCCGCAACGACTTCGTGCTGACGCCCAACGGCACCTGGCACGAACATGGCGTGTCGGAAGACGGGTCGATCTGCATCTGGCAGGACGGGCTCGACATTCCGCTGATGAACGCGCTGGAAGCCAATTTCTACGAAGTGCACCCCGACCTCAACCAGGCGGTCACCTTTCCGGTGGACGACAGTCTCGCGATGTGGGCCGGGTCGGGCCTGCGTCCCGCTGGCGTCGGCTGGACCCGGCCCTATTCCCCGCTGCTGAAATATGAGTGGGAACCGACCTATGAGGCGTTGGAGCGCTATGCCCGCGTCACCGATGGATCGCCCTATGACGGGATCATCATGGATTATGTGAACCCGCATACGGGCGGCCCGGTCATGCAGACGATCGGCGCCACGATGCAGATGCTCCGCCCGGGTGAGCGGACGAAGGCCCATCGGCAGACCGGCAGCTTCGTCTACCAGTGCGCGAAGGGCAGCGGCTGGTCGATCATCAATGGCCGGCGGTTCGATTGGCGGGAGCGCGACATCTTCGTCGTCCCGGCCTGGATGTATCATGAGCATGCCAATGCGTCCGACACCGACACGGCCTGCCTCTTCAGCTTTCATGACCTGCCCGCGATGCGCGCGCTCGGCCTCTATCGTGAGGAAGCGCTGGGCGAAAATGGCGGCCATCAACCCATCGTCTGA
- a CDS encoding carbon-nitrogen hydrolase family protein: MSSPFRAAVVQASSIPRDSLASARKAAKLIHEAAGKGARLIVFPEAFLGDYPKGASFGTPVGMRRPEGREDFRRYHEAAIDLDGPEIELLSEATHATGAFVVIGVIERDGGTVYCTALFLDGEKGLVAKHRKLMPTGAERLIWGFGDGSTMPVIETGLGRIGAVICWENYMPMMRMAMYDRGITLYCAPTADDRDSWAATMRHVALEGRCFVLSACQYITRGAWPEDFDCALGDDPDTVLLRGGSMIVAPLGATLAGPHFDGEDILYADIDPDEVIRGKYDFDVAGHYARPDIFTLHVNVGPQRAVKREGGE, from the coding sequence ATGTCCTCACCCTTCCGCGCCGCCGTCGTGCAGGCCTCATCAATACCGCGCGACTCGCTCGCCTCCGCGCGCAAGGCCGCAAAGCTCATTCACGAGGCCGCCGGAAAAGGCGCGCGGCTGATCGTCTTTCCCGAAGCGTTTCTGGGCGATTATCCAAAAGGCGCGTCCTTCGGCACGCCCGTCGGCATGCGCCGCCCCGAAGGCCGCGAGGATTTCCGCCGCTATCATGAAGCGGCCATCGATCTGGACGGGCCGGAGATCGAACTGCTGAGCGAAGCGACCCACGCGACCGGCGCCTTCGTCGTGATCGGCGTGATCGAGCGCGACGGCGGGACGGTCTATTGCACCGCCCTGTTCCTCGACGGCGAAAAAGGGCTGGTGGCCAAGCACCGCAAGCTGATGCCGACCGGCGCCGAGCGGCTGATCTGGGGCTTTGGCGACGGGTCGACGATGCCGGTCATCGAAACCGGACTCGGCAGGATCGGCGCCGTCATCTGCTGGGAAAACTATATGCCGATGATGCGCATGGCGATGTACGACCGGGGGATCACCCTCTATTGCGCGCCGACGGCCGACGACCGCGACAGCTGGGCGGCGACGATGCGGCATGTCGCGCTGGAAGGGCGATGCTTCGTCCTTTCGGCCTGCCAATATATCACGCGGGGCGCGTGGCCCGAGGATTTCGACTGCGCGCTCGGCGACGATCCCGACACCGTGCTGTTGCGCGGGGGATCGATGATCGTCGCACCGCTGGGCGCGACGCTCGCGGGTCCGCATTTCGACGGTGAGGACATTCTTTACGCGGACATCGATCCCGACGAGGTCATCCGCGGCAAATATGATTTCGATGTCGCGGGGCATTATGCGCGCCCCGACATCTTCACACTTCATGTCAACGTCGGACCACAACGCGCGGTAAAGCGCGAAGGCGGCGAATAA
- a CDS encoding fumarylacetoacetate hydrolase family protein → MRLVTYRATVETAARLGAVVGDLVVDLARFGEAKAVPFPSSMLEFIDLGPQAVAIATELLDGCGGSFPLGTAVPLANVKLLAPIPRPRKNIFGIGLNYTEHVAESAKSLDTSADLPRQPVIFSKPPTTVIGPDEPIPHNAGITQQLDWEVELAAIIGTTARRVSRDTALRHVFGYTVCIDMSARDCRRAGQWIYSKGQDGYAPMGPVVVTADEIPDPQTLDLWLTVNGVEKQRSNTAYMLFKVDELIADISQGITLEPGDIIATGTPAGVGAGRDPQEWVWPGDVIVATVEGIGQLRHPVVAAAV, encoded by the coding sequence ATGCGTCTTGTAACCTATCGCGCCACCGTTGAAACCGCCGCTCGCCTGGGCGCTGTAGTCGGCGATCTTGTCGTCGACCTCGCCCGCTTCGGCGAGGCGAAGGCGGTGCCGTTCCCATCCTCGATGCTGGAGTTCATCGACCTCGGCCCGCAGGCAGTGGCCATTGCGACGGAGCTTCTCGACGGATGCGGCGGTTCCTTTCCGCTCGGCACGGCTGTTCCGCTCGCGAACGTGAAGCTGCTCGCGCCGATCCCGCGTCCGCGCAAGAATATCTTCGGCATCGGTCTTAACTATACCGAGCATGTCGCTGAAAGCGCCAAGTCTCTCGACACCTCGGCGGATTTGCCGCGCCAGCCGGTGATCTTCTCCAAGCCGCCGACGACCGTCATCGGCCCTGACGAGCCGATCCCGCATAATGCCGGGATCACCCAGCAGCTCGACTGGGAAGTCGAACTCGCCGCGATCATCGGCACGACGGCCAGAAGGGTATCGCGCGACACGGCGCTGCGGCACGTCTTCGGCTATACGGTGTGCATCGACATGAGCGCGCGCGACTGCCGGCGGGCCGGACAGTGGATCTATTCCAAGGGGCAGGACGGCTACGCGCCGATGGGGCCCGTCGTCGTCACCGCCGATGAAATTCCCGACCCGCAGACGCTGGACCTGTGGCTGACGGTCAATGGCGTGGAAAAGCAGCGCAGCAACACCGCCTACATGCTGTTCAAGGTGGACGAACTGATCGCTGACATCAGCCAGGGCATCACGCTCGAACCGGGCGATATCATCGCGACCGGAACGCCTGCGGGCGTGGGCGCCGGACGCGATCCGCAGGAATGGGTCTGGCCCGGCGACGTCATCGTCGCCACGGTCGAGGGGATCGGCCAGTTGCGGCATCCCGTGGTCGCTGCCGCGGTCTGA
- a CDS encoding flavin reductase family protein — protein sequence MDFAFAHMAAADRYKLMSAAITPRPIAWLTTRSADGVDNAAPYSFFNMMGSEPPLVAIGLMRRPDGSRKDSAANILDTGEFVVNLVSEADAAAMNFTCIDAPPDFDELAHGGIATAPSLSVAPPRIASAPVSMECRLFQTVEAGLTTIVLGEVHHFHIRDDLVDSERLHVDTLAMQLVARMHGAGWYTRCSDLFQLARPVYADWRETNG from the coding sequence ATGGATTTCGCCTTCGCCCACATGGCCGCAGCCGACCGCTATAAGCTGATGAGCGCCGCGATCACGCCACGGCCGATCGCCTGGCTCACGACCCGTTCGGCCGACGGGGTCGACAATGCCGCGCCTTACAGCTTCTTCAACATGATGGGGTCCGAACCGCCGCTCGTGGCGATCGGGCTGATGCGGCGGCCGGACGGATCGCGCAAGGACAGCGCGGCCAATATCCTCGATACCGGCGAGTTCGTGGTCAACCTCGTCAGCGAAGCGGACGCGGCGGCGATGAACTTCACCTGCATCGATGCGCCGCCCGATTTCGACGAACTGGCCCATGGGGGGATCGCAACCGCGCCCTCGCTCTCCGTTGCCCCTCCCCGGATCGCCTCCGCGCCGGTCTCGATGGAGTGCCGCCTGTTCCAGACCGTGGAAGCGGGATTGACGACGATCGTCCTGGGCGAGGTGCATCATTTCCACATTCGCGACGACCTGGTCGACAGCGAGCGGCTGCATGTCGATACGCTGGCCATGCAGCTAGTCGCGCGGATGCACGGCGCGGGATGGTACACCCGCTGTTCCGACCTGTTCCAGTTGGCGCGGCCCGTCTACGCCGATTGGCGTGAAACGAACGGCTGA